In Ramlibacter sp., the sequence GTCCATGCCCCTGGCAATGGCCATGAGGAACAGCTGCTGGTCACGCCCGACCATGATGCCGCCGCCGGTCACCGGGCTCGCCAGGTAAGACAGGTCCGCACTGCCTCGGGCTTTTTTGAGCAGTTGCTGGTTCAGCCTGTCGGTACAGGGGCGGGCCTGGGCGGCCGCGGCCGCCGACTGCGCCGGCTCAACCTTGCCCATGCCGCACAGCACCATCACGGCCTGCACCAGTTGACCGAAGCTGATGTTCCTGCCGGCCACGTCTTTCTCCAGTTGCGCCAGGCTCACGGGGCGGTGGTCCTGCAGCGCGTCCAGCACCGGCACGTAGATGGCTTCGGTCAGGTTTGCTTCGCCCGCGGTGCCGTCGATCTTGAGCTTGACCCCGGCGCGCGGCGCCACCAGCACCACGCTCTGTTCGCGCAGCAGGTCGGCCTGCTCCAGGCCCGACAGCCGCCGCGACCCCTTGACCCAGTAGTCCCGCCGGAACTGCTGGTTGACCAGGTAGTCGCGCACGGTCTGGCGCAGCACCGGGTCCGGAATGCCGTCCAGCAACGCCTGCTGCGGCGGCGTCAGGCCCAGCACGTCGATGTGGTCCAGGTAAAACGCCGAGCACGCGAAGCTGACCTTGGCCGGGCCGAGGCAACGCGCCATGTCGCTGAAGTACATGGGGTTCCAGTCGCGGTTGAAGTACTCGTGCGCCAGGTAGTTCCGGTTCTGCTTTTTGAGCGTCTCGATTTTTTTCTGGACCAGCGGGTTGGCGGCCAGGTAGACCGGGTTGACGCCCATGAGCCGGTCCACGAATTCCAGCGCCGAGTTGACCCGGCTGATCTGGCCCTCGCCCACGGTGTTCATGGTGGCCGCGTAATCGGTGAGCAGCCGGCGCACCGGCGCGCTGCTGGCCCAGCCGGGCATGGTGTTGTAGCTGACGTACAGCACACCGCCGACCTTGAGCTTGCGGCGCACGAAGTCCACGATCAGCGAGCGGTTGGCATCCGAGACCCAGCTCCAGATGCCATGCAGGCCGATGTAGTCAAAGTCCGGCAGGTCGGTGCGGGTGCAGTAGTCGGCAAAGGCGTCGTCGCGCAGGCAGGCGCCCGACCCCGAAGCGCCCGCCAGCTCCAGCGCAAAGCCGGCCTGCGAGGGGTTGAAGTCCGTGCCATGCCACTGCGCCTGCGAGGCGGCGGCATGCATGTTCACGCTCAGGCCCTGTCCGTAGCCCAGTTCGCAGGCGGTGCCGATCTCGGGGTAGGCCAGGCCGCTGTTCAGGAACGCCAGCCGGATGCGGCCGGGGTTGAGCTCGGGGTAGTAACCGTAGGTGTAGTCGACATCCGACATGTAGCCTTCTGACCAGGTGTCCATTTTTTCCTCCTTGACGGGTGTGGCAGGCTGCGCGGGGCCATGAATGCGTCGCCAGTCTAATCGCCGCGCTCAGGCGGCCAGGAACAGGCCCTGCAGGTCGCTGAGAAAGTCAAAGCCGCGCTCGGTCGGCCGCACGCGGACCAGGTCGCGCTCGATCAGGCCCTTGCTCTGCGCTTCGCCGAGCGCCGGCTCGATGGCCGCGAGCGGCAAGCCGGTGCGCTCGCTGAACTGCCGCAGTTCGAACCCCTGGCGCAACCGCAGCGCGTTGAGCATGAACTCAAACGGCAGATCGCGCCGGCCCACCTCGTCGTCCTGCGCCAGGGCCTGGCCCGCCAGCGCGTTGTCCATGTACAGCCGGGGTTCGCGGTAGCGCACCTGGCGCACCACCCGGTGCGCAAAGCTCAGCTTGCTGTGGGCGCCGGCGCCAATGCCCAGGTAGTCGCCAAACTCCCAGTAATTGAGGTTGTGCCAGCAGCGGTGGCCCGGCCTGGCATAGGCCGACACCTCGTAGCGCGCCAGGCCCGCCGCGCCGGCTGCTTCCGTGATCCGGTCGAGCATGGCGTAGGCCAGGTCTTCCTCGGGAACCTGCGGCGGGAACTTGGCGAAGTAGGTGTTGGGCTCGATGGTCAGGTGGTAGATCGAGAGGTGCGGCGGCTGTAGCGCCAGCGCCTGCGCGAGGTCGGCATCGAGCTGCGCCAGCGTCTGCCCCGGCAGCGCGTACATGAGGTCCAGGTTGAAGGTGTCGAAGGCCGCGGCCGCTTCCTCCACCGCCGCAATGGCCTGCTCGCGGTCATGCACCCGGCCCAGTACCTTGAGGTGGTCGTCATTGAAGCTCTGCACCCCCACCGACAGCCGCGTGACGCCGGCGCCGCGGAAGGCACGGAAGCGGTCTTTTTCGAAGGTGCCGGGGTTGGCCTCGAGCGTGATCTCGCAGTCGGGCTCCAGCCGCAGCCGGGCCCGGATGTCGCCCAGCAGCCGGTCGATGGCCTGCGGCGAAAACAGGCTGGGCGTGCCCCCACCGATGAAGATGCTGTGGATGGTGCGGCCCCAGACCAGCGGCAGCGCCGCGTCCAGGTCAGCCACCAGCGCGTCCAGGTAGCGCTGCTCGGGCAGGACGGCCGGCTGCGCGGCACCGGACTCCACACGCAGTTCATGCGAATTGAAGTCGCAGTAAGGGCATTTCTTCAGGCACCAGGGCAGGTGCACATAAAGAGACAGCGGCGGCGGCGAAGGCAGTTGCAGCGTGCCGGGCCGCATGTAGTGCTGGATGTCCCGCATGGGCGTCAAGCCGCCGACAGGCCGCCCTCAGGCGGCTTGGGCCCCCTCGGTGGGCAGCGAAGTACACGAAGTGACGAGCGTGGGGGCCACATTTACAGCCACTGCGAGCGGATCAGGGCCAGCATCTGCTGCGCGGCGCGGCCACGGTGGCTGTGGGCGTTTTTGACTTCGACCGGCAGTTGCGCAAAGGTCTGACCGAACTCGGGGATGTACATGACCGGGTCAAAGCCAAAGCCCTGGCTGCCCACGGGCGCGGGCGCGATCTCGCCCACCACGCGGCCCTGGGCAATCAAGGGCTCGGGGTCGTCGGCCGAGCGCAGCGCCACCAGGGTGCTGACCAGCGCCGCACGGCGGTTGCTTTGCCCGGCCAGTTGCTCCAGCAGGGCGCGCACGTTGTTGGCGTCGCCCTTGTCGTAGCCGAACTGGGTGGCGTAATAGGCCGTGTCCACGCCCGGCAGCCCGCCAAAGGCGTCCACGCACAGGCCGGCGTCATCGGCCAGCGCAGGCAGGCCGCTCAGGCGCGACGCGTGCCGCGCCTTGGCCAGGGCGTTCTCGACAAAGGTGCGAAAGGGCTCCTCGGCCTCGGGGATGCCCAGGTCCGACTGGCGCACCAGCGTCACTGACAGCGGCGCCAGCATGGCCTGCAGCTCGGCCAGCTTGCCCGGATTGTTGGAAGCGAGAACAATTTTCATCAAAACAGGCTGAAGTCCAGGACGGACGGCCACCATGCGCTATTAATTTTGTAGCGATTTCTGCTGCAGCGCCACCAGTTCGCGGATGCCCTTGTCGGCCAGCGCCAGCAGCGCGTCCATTTCGGCGCGGGTGAAAGCGGCGCCTTCGGCCGTGCCCTGCACTTCCACGAAGTGCCCGGCGCCGGTCATCACCACGTTCATGTCGGTGTCGCAGGCCGAGTCCTCGGTGTATTCCAGGTCCAGCAACGGCGTGCCCTGCACGATGCCCACCGAGATGGCCGCCACCGGCCCGAGGATGGGCGAGGCCGCGAGCTTGCTCTGGGCCATGAGCTGGTTGACCGCGTCCTGCGCCGCGACGAACGCGCCGGTGATGGCCGCGGTGCGCGTGCCGCCGTCGGCCTGCAACACGTCGCAATCGAGGTGGATGGTGCGCTCGCCGAGCTTTTTCAGGTCGAACACCGCGCGCATGGAGCGGCCGATCAGGCGCTGGATTTCCTGGGTGCGCCCGCTCTGCTTGCCCCGCGCCGCCTCGCGGTCGCCGCGGGTGTGGGTGGCGCGCGGCAGCATGCCGTACTCGGCCGTGACCCAGCCCTCGCCGCTGCCCTTCTTGTGGCCCGGCACCTTCTCCTCGACCGAGGCGGTGCACAGCACGCGGGTCTGGCCGAATTCGATCAGCACCGAGCCCTCGGCGTGGATGGTGTAGCCGCGCGTGATGCGCACCGGGCGCAGCTGGTCGGCGGCGCGTGCGCCGCTGCGTTGAAACTCACTCATGGTTCAGGTCTTTCGGGCGGCGGAGCGCCGGATGGCTTCGTTGATTTCGGCGATCGAGCGCTCGATGGCGGCGTCGTCCAGGTCATCGACCATGGTTTCGAGCACGCCGGCCTGGATGGTCGAGGCAAACACCCCGTCGCTGATGCTGTCGGTGGAGATGCCACGCGTGGACTCGAAGGCGTCGGGCGTCTCCCACTCGAGCGCGATCACGGTCACGTTGTCGGAATGCTCGCCGCCATTGCGCAGGGCCATCTCGACCAGTTCGGGCACGGCGTCGGACACCGATTGCGTGGCCAGGTGACGCACGATGTCGGCATCCTTCAAGGTGCCCCACAGGCCGTCGGAGCACAGCAGGATCTTGTCGCCCTGCTGCAGCGTGACGGGGCCGGTCACGTCGAACACGGGCTTGGTGGGCGAGCCCAGGCAGGTGAACAGGATGTTGCGGTTGATGCGGTCCAGGCGGATGACACCCGCGCTTTGCTGCTCGAGGTAGGAGTGGTCGCGGGTGCGCGTGAGCAGTTCGCCATCACGCACGACATACAGCCGCGAATCACCGCAGTGGACCCAGATCGCGCTGTTGCCCTGGACGATGGCGGCAACCAGCGTGGTGCGCGGCGTGTCGAGCATGCCCTTCTCGCTGGCGTAGCGGATGATCTGGTGGTGCGCCGCCATCAGGGACGACGACAGGAACTCGGTCACGTCCTTGACGATGGGCCGCGCCTCTTTCTGGTACAGCGCCGAGATGGTCTGCAGCGCCAGCTGGGCCGCCACTTCGCCCTCGGGGTGGCCGCCCATGCCATCGGCCAGCACGAACAGGCCCGACTCCCGCGTGTAGCAATAGCCCATGCGGTCTTCGTTCTTTTCGCGGCCGCCCTTGCGGCTGATCTGGAAAACCGAGAATTTCATAAGGGCCTCACTTGAGCTTGGCTCCAAAGCCCGTGGCGCGTTTCACGTTCTTCTTGGTATCGGTCACCATGTTGTCGAACTGCAGGCGCATCTTCTCGCCCACCGACAGCTTGGTGTAGCGGCGCTCGCCTTCACGGCTGAGCTCCTTTTGCAGCGCGAACACCGATTGGGGCCGCGACAGCGGGTCCAGCGACATGCACCACTCCACCACCTCGATCAAGTTGTCGGAGTAGACGCCCCGCAGGCGCGACAGCGCCAGCGCCAGCCGGTCTTTCTCGAGCCGCTGGGGCGCGTCGTTGGGCGGGTAGCCCTGCATGCAG encodes:
- a CDS encoding methyltransferase regulatory domain-containing protein encodes the protein MDTWSEGYMSDVDYTYGYYPELNPGRIRLAFLNSGLAYPEIGTACELGYGQGLSVNMHAAASQAQWHGTDFNPSQAGFALELAGASGSGACLRDDAFADYCTRTDLPDFDYIGLHGIWSWVSDANRSLIVDFVRRKLKVGGVLYVSYNTMPGWASSAPVRRLLTDYAATMNTVGEGQISRVNSALEFVDRLMGVNPVYLAANPLVQKKIETLKKQNRNYLAHEYFNRDWNPMYFSDMARCLGPAKVSFACSAFYLDHIDVLGLTPPQQALLDGIPDPVLRQTVRDYLVNQQFRRDYWVKGSRRLSGLEQADLLREQSVVLVAPRAGVKLKIDGTAGEANLTEAIYVPVLDALQDHRPVSLAQLEKDVAGRNISFGQLVQAVMVLCGMGKVEPAQSAAAAAQARPCTDRLNQQLLKKARGSADLSYLASPVTGGGIMVGRDQQLFLMAIARGMDSTDAWVDLAWQTLSAQGQKLIREGKVLETPDENRAELKARAQAFAGTQLPIYKALQLA
- a CDS encoding oxygen-independent coproporphyrinogen III oxidase-like protein gives rise to the protein MRDIQHYMRPGTLQLPSPPPLSLYVHLPWCLKKCPYCDFNSHELRVESGAAQPAVLPEQRYLDALVADLDAALPLVWGRTIHSIFIGGGTPSLFSPQAIDRLLGDIRARLRLEPDCEITLEANPGTFEKDRFRAFRGAGVTRLSVGVQSFNDDHLKVLGRVHDREQAIAAVEEAAAAFDTFNLDLMYALPGQTLAQLDADLAQALALQPPHLSIYHLTIEPNTYFAKFPPQVPEEDLAYAMLDRITEAAGAAGLARYEVSAYARPGHRCWHNLNYWEFGDYLGIGAGAHSKLSFAHRVVRQVRYREPRLYMDNALAGQALAQDDEVGRRDLPFEFMLNALRLRQGFELRQFSERTGLPLAAIEPALGEAQSKGLIERDLVRVRPTERGFDFLSDLQGLFLAA
- the rdgB gene encoding RdgB/HAM1 family non-canonical purine NTP pyrophosphatase, whose product is MKIVLASNNPGKLAELQAMLAPLSVTLVRQSDLGIPEAEEPFRTFVENALAKARHASRLSGLPALADDAGLCVDAFGGLPGVDTAYYATQFGYDKGDANNVRALLEQLAGQSNRRAALVSTLVALRSADDPEPLIAQGRVVGEIAPAPVGSQGFGFDPVMYIPEFGQTFAQLPVEVKNAHSHRGRAAQQMLALIRSQWL
- the rph gene encoding ribonuclease PH, translating into MSEFQRSGARAADQLRPVRITRGYTIHAEGSVLIEFGQTRVLCTASVEEKVPGHKKGSGEGWVTAEYGMLPRATHTRGDREAARGKQSGRTQEIQRLIGRSMRAVFDLKKLGERTIHLDCDVLQADGGTRTAAITGAFVAAQDAVNQLMAQSKLAASPILGPVAAISVGIVQGTPLLDLEYTEDSACDTDMNVVMTGAGHFVEVQGTAEGAAFTRAEMDALLALADKGIRELVALQQKSLQN
- a CDS encoding serine/threonine-protein phosphatase, producing MKFSVFQISRKGGREKNEDRMGYCYTRESGLFVLADGMGGHPEGEVAAQLALQTISALYQKEARPIVKDVTEFLSSSLMAAHHQIIRYASEKGMLDTPRTTLVAAIVQGNSAIWVHCGDSRLYVVRDGELLTRTRDHSYLEQQSAGVIRLDRINRNILFTCLGSPTKPVFDVTGPVTLQQGDKILLCSDGLWGTLKDADIVRHLATQSVSDAVPELVEMALRNGGEHSDNVTVIALEWETPDAFESTRGISTDSISDGVFASTIQAGVLETMVDDLDDAAIERSIAEINEAIRRSAARKT